From the genome of Anabrus simplex isolate iqAnaSimp1 chromosome X, ASM4041472v1, whole genome shotgun sequence, one region includes:
- the LOC137503352 gene encoding zinc finger protein 248-like: protein CDVCGKTFGRKGSLTEHMPTHTGEKPYSCNVCGKSFGMKGSLTEHMWTHTGEKPYSCRVCGKSFIKRGKLTDHMRTHTGERPYSCNVCSKSFMRNSSLTEHMWTHTDEKPYSCRVCGKSFTKRGKLTDHMRTHTGERPHSCNVCSKSFMKKGSLTEHMRTHTGEKPYSCRVCGK, encoded by the coding sequence TGCGATGTCTGTGGCAAAACGTTTGGCAGGAAAGGCAGTCTTACGGAACATAtgccgacccatacaggcgagaagccatacagttgcaatgtctgcggcaaatcatttGGGATGAAAGGCAGTCTAACCgaacatatgtggacccatacaggtgagaagccatacagttgccgtgtctgtggcaaatcattcataaagagaggcaaactaaccgatcatatgcggactcacacaggcgagaggccttacagctgcaatgtctgtagcaaatcattcatgaGGAATAGCAGTCTAACCgaacatatgtggacccatacagatgagaagccatacagctgccgtgtctgtggcaaatcattcacaaagagaggcaaactaaccgatcatatgcggactcacacaggcgagaggcctcacagctgcaatgtctgtagcaaatcattcatgaagaaaggcagtctaaccgaacatatgcggacccatacaggtgaaaAACCATATAGCTGCCGTGTCTGTGGCAAATAA